In the Leptolyngbya sp. FACHB-261 genome, one interval contains:
- a CDS encoding response regulator: MSITSKIRTGAVIQAVPLHVLLASVRVLARSCGILRIETEHHCWKLLLQNGVVLVEEGRILETFAGKLKSQKIPLPPAPPAHQTNPVGLDCYPVIEQAYRQNPEIVAQVLKSILLETFLALHLGEHFSFVWEPSPEVQLPLPTWPLAALEQASNQEAKQWQRLQRVEHPYQQVQLADAEGLLERVGNRHFPLFARLTTGQQRLSEIATELGQSLFRTAFFFDQLAQKDIVHVLPLSAHQSQDSLYTGQAKAKPAAKLEPEVFVVDDSPVLLSQFRDLLLSWGYRVSCTEQAQQAVSLMMARNPSVVFLDINMPGASGFDLLKQIRRQPKFSSVPLVLMTAERNKANQWRAQWANCRFIAKPRTLAETSTFRAELRIILRNLAPLSTDVLL; this comes from the coding sequence GAGCAGTTATTCAAGCGGTACCTCTGCATGTGCTGTTAGCATCTGTGCGAGTGTTAGCACGCTCTTGCGGGATCCTGCGCATTGAAACCGAGCACCACTGTTGGAAACTCCTATTGCAAAATGGGGTGGTCTTGGTTGAAGAGGGCCGCATTCTGGAGACCTTTGCTGGCAAGCTGAAGTCACAAAAAATTCCGCTGCCGCCTGCACCACCCGCTCACCAAACCAATCCGGTTGGGCTTGATTGCTATCCAGTCATTGAGCAAGCCTACCGCCAGAATCCTGAGATTGTGGCTCAGGTTCTTAAAAGCATTTTGCTGGAAACGTTTTTGGCGCTACATCTAGGAGAACATTTTTCCTTTGTCTGGGAACCCAGCCCAGAAGTTCAGCTCCCCTTACCGACCTGGCCACTAGCGGCTCTAGAGCAAGCCTCTAATCAAGAAGCCAAGCAATGGCAACGGTTGCAACGGGTAGAGCATCCCTATCAGCAGGTTCAGCTAGCCGATGCCGAGGGCTTATTAGAACGGGTTGGCAATCGACACTTTCCCTTGTTTGCCCGGCTCACTACTGGGCAGCAACGACTGAGCGAAATTGCCACTGAATTAGGACAGTCTTTGTTTCGAACTGCCTTTTTCTTTGATCAACTAGCGCAGAAGGATATTGTGCATGTGTTGCCGCTATCCGCCCATCAGTCACAGGATAGTTTATACACAGGCCAAGCCAAAGCTAAGCCAGCCGCCAAGCTAGAACCTGAGGTTTTTGTGGTGGATGATTCACCTGTGTTGCTGAGCCAGTTCCGCGATTTACTGCTGAGTTGGGGCTATCGGGTGAGTTGTACCGAACAGGCACAGCAGGCTGTTTCGTTGATGATGGCCCGAAATCCATCAGTTGTTTTCTTAGACATTAATATGCCAGGAGCATCAGGCTTTGACTTACTAAAGCAGATCCGCCGCCAGCCTAAATTTTCATCTGTGCCATTAGTACTTATGACTGCTGAGAGGAATAAGGCCAACCAATGGCGAGCCCAGTGGGCAAATTGCCGGTTTATTGCCAAGCCAAGAACACTAGCAGAAACTAGTACTTTTCGAGCTGAACTTCGTATAATCTTGCGCAATCTTGCTCCCCTATCTACCGATGTTCTGCTTTGA
- a CDS encoding response regulator — translation MRFLVVDDSAPDRHLITSLLEELGHQVDTCTSTEGALDKIERGGYAAVFLDIVLPDQDGYKFLRTVRSNQLTAQQYVILYSSKKTPLEISYGLKRAGADNYLTKPVTRENLSQALQRV, via the coding sequence ATGCGTTTTTTGGTCGTTGATGACAGTGCTCCTGATCGGCACTTAATAACCTCTTTGCTGGAGGAGTTAGGTCATCAAGTAGACACCTGCACCTCAACGGAGGGAGCCCTAGACAAAATTGAGCGTGGGGGCTATGCGGCAGTGTTTCTCGATATTGTCTTGCCCGACCAGGACGGCTACAAATTTTTGAGAACGGTGCGTTCTAATCAGCTGACGGCCCAGCAGTACGTAATTCTCTACTCCAGTAAAAAAACGCCCCTGGAAATCTCCTACGGTTTGAAGCGGGCTGGAGCCGATAACTACTTAACTAAACCCGTAACCCGTGAAAACTTGTCTCAAGCCTTGCAGCGAGTTTGA
- a CDS encoding chemotaxis protein CheW — protein MTEPALVPLALAADNSNQEVSIAERFILARWGEQTLAFSAALVLEIMVVERSHLLPLPFYAAGVLGVVHHQGSIVPLISLQIQESQGILLAESLTAVRLTTLAGALAGAGLVIDQVLGAVSSQQLTAEPLGEAGPIRIFQPEDIPSTVWQPQRWQVGVRAS, from the coding sequence ATGACTGAACCTGCCCTCGTCCCTTTGGCTCTTGCTGCGGATAACTCCAATCAGGAAGTATCCATTGCTGAACGCTTTATTCTGGCACGCTGGGGAGAACAAACGCTGGCATTTTCAGCGGCTTTGGTGCTGGAAATTATGGTGGTAGAGCGTTCCCATTTATTACCTCTACCGTTTTATGCTGCCGGCGTTCTAGGGGTGGTTCATCATCAGGGCAGCATTGTGCCCCTGATCTCTTTGCAGATTCAGGAAAGCCAAGGTATTTTGCTTGCGGAAAGTTTGACTGCTGTCCGGCTAACCACATTAGCTGGGGCTTTGGCAGGGGCAGGGTTAGTCATAGACCAAGTTTTAGGAGCCGTTTCCTCACAACAGCTCACAGCTGAGCCATTGGGGGAAGCAGGCCCCATTCGCATTTTTCAACCCGAAGATATTCCATCTACCGTTTGGCAGCCTCAACGATGGCAGGTAGGGGTGCGTGCAAGCTAA
- a CDS encoding methyl-accepting chemotaxis protein — protein sequence MTSTQPRTPQATETAQATVPAPTAASAARWQRRFSLSPSNSVGSRLFLYVLGGALVGLGGMSLLFYQELERQAKDEVQSVLSNRVGTVEGQLTQVEQSVLDMASSVRVLRQAGISDPETYKKLAFEYFQKRVGLTMGVGFGQMPYQVTRSRQWYYPYFYTVKGFPDAAGTGQALPAPYNNVRYSELFQDDSYQTKEYFTKPTTARQKVWLEPFDWHGISMTSFMQPFFDDQGKLLGITGNDVNVTALGEQVEGPVFRGAGYFAILSSQGNLAAYPADPEKAKTRENYQRIPELKTVWPLLQKGRSGLVSAEGKFWAYQRIDNTNWLMIAAVPQSVVVGPVLGITLGGTLFAAGILAVMVWLFVNWLNRRLQPILDECNKLAATETEVVGSQDEIGRLSTSFYNLLAQVAANEERIREEVARSVQAQERLNQVSAAEQESEALQAEVGHLLDVVSAVEDGDLTVQAEVSPRTTGLVADTLNRLIEQLAQVLGRVLGTAEQVLRGAEGLEELSKTVAINAEQQAVAVSEVQALTEQVEYSARNSAQQVGLANQALLSVREAVEQGQTAIDNLTQGIDVLQTGTAQIVQRMKTLGEFVGLADQFVQDQGQIASLTQVLAINATLVAARAAEQRDPKQFIVVAREFETIAAQVSTLATQTNDGLGALQQRTAQIHSVVSAIDADVQSLGGLVAGFNAGVEQSSQVFSNVQTVTEQVVQVGQDVARSSEGIVNASLGSAQAMREIAGLAERTAELTRRTRLQSERMEDLARRLLTSIQFFRLPDMMPPDLQSDELEMRVNLANASLNTLNVKAEPSDHNHPPHNLLSSASASQRP from the coding sequence ATGACCTCTACTCAACCACGCACCCCTCAGGCGACTGAGACTGCCCAAGCCACGGTACCTGCTCCAACCGCAGCCTCTGCCGCCCGCTGGCAGCGCCGCTTTAGCCTGTCTCCTAGCAACTCAGTTGGCTCTCGCCTCTTCCTGTACGTGCTGGGTGGAGCACTGGTGGGGTTGGGCGGTATGTCCCTGCTGTTTTATCAAGAGCTGGAGCGGCAGGCCAAAGATGAAGTGCAGAGCGTCTTAAGCAACCGGGTTGGCACCGTAGAAGGGCAGCTCACCCAAGTCGAGCAGTCGGTGCTGGACATGGCCTCCTCCGTCCGCGTTCTGCGACAAGCCGGCATCAGCGACCCAGAAACCTATAAGAAGCTGGCCTTTGAGTATTTCCAAAAGCGGGTGGGCCTGACGATGGGGGTTGGCTTCGGGCAGATGCCCTACCAAGTCACCCGCAGCCGCCAGTGGTATTACCCCTATTTCTACACGGTCAAAGGCTTCCCTGATGCCGCCGGAACAGGACAAGCCTTGCCTGCTCCCTACAACAACGTTCGCTACTCAGAGCTGTTCCAAGACGACAGTTATCAGACCAAGGAATACTTCACCAAACCGACTACGGCTCGCCAGAAAGTGTGGCTGGAGCCGTTCGACTGGCATGGCATTTCCATGACCAGCTTCATGCAGCCTTTCTTCGATGACCAGGGCAAGCTCTTGGGCATCACGGGCAACGATGTCAACGTCACTGCGCTAGGGGAGCAGGTCGAAGGCCCAGTGTTCAGAGGCGCTGGCTACTTCGCCATTCTCAGCAGTCAGGGCAACCTTGCGGCTTACCCGGCTGACCCTGAGAAAGCGAAAACCCGCGAGAACTACCAGAGGATCCCGGAACTGAAGACGGTGTGGCCGCTGTTGCAGAAGGGCCGTTCCGGGCTGGTATCAGCGGAGGGCAAGTTCTGGGCTTACCAGCGCATCGACAACACCAACTGGCTGATGATTGCTGCGGTGCCGCAATCAGTAGTGGTCGGTCCAGTATTAGGGATCACTCTGGGCGGCACCCTGTTTGCTGCCGGGATTTTAGCGGTGATGGTGTGGTTGTTTGTGAACTGGCTCAACCGTCGCTTGCAGCCAATTTTGGATGAATGTAACAAGCTCGCCGCAACCGAAACGGAGGTCGTTGGTTCTCAAGACGAAATCGGACGGCTCTCGACCTCGTTCTATAACCTGCTGGCCCAGGTAGCAGCCAACGAAGAGCGCATTCGGGAGGAAGTTGCCCGCTCAGTGCAGGCACAGGAGCGGCTTAATCAGGTCAGTGCAGCAGAGCAGGAGAGCGAGGCGCTGCAAGCTGAGGTGGGACATCTGCTAGATGTGGTATCGGCTGTAGAGGACGGCGATTTGACCGTGCAGGCTGAGGTCAGCCCCCGCACCACCGGCTTGGTCGCTGACACGCTCAACCGACTGATCGAGCAGCTTGCTCAGGTGCTCGGGCGCGTGCTGGGTACTGCTGAGCAGGTGTTGCGAGGTGCGGAAGGACTAGAAGAGCTATCTAAGACCGTGGCCATCAACGCCGAACAGCAGGCGGTGGCGGTGAGTGAGGTGCAAGCCTTGACCGAGCAGGTGGAATACTCAGCCCGCAACTCAGCGCAGCAGGTAGGGCTCGCCAACCAAGCCCTACTCTCAGTACGAGAAGCTGTCGAACAGGGCCAAACCGCAATTGATAACCTGACCCAGGGTATCGATGTATTGCAAACTGGCACCGCTCAGATCGTGCAACGGATGAAAACCCTGGGAGAATTCGTTGGCTTGGCCGACCAGTTCGTGCAGGACCAGGGGCAGATCGCCTCACTCACTCAAGTACTAGCGATCAACGCCACGCTGGTTGCTGCCCGAGCCGCCGAGCAGCGAGATCCCAAGCAGTTCATTGTGGTGGCGCGGGAATTCGAGACGATCGCGGCTCAGGTCAGCACCTTAGCAACCCAAACCAACGACGGCCTTGGGGCCCTGCAACAGAGAACCGCTCAAATTCACTCGGTGGTCTCCGCCATTGATGCTGATGTGCAGAGCCTGGGTGGTTTGGTGGCAGGCTTTAATGCTGGCGTTGAGCAGTCCAGCCAAGTATTCAGCAACGTGCAGACGGTCACGGAGCAAGTGGTGCAGGTGGGTCAGGACGTAGCCCGCTCCAGTGAAGGCATTGTGAATGCTTCTTTGGGTAGTGCTCAGGCAATGCGCGAAATTGCCGGTCTTGCTGAGCGCACCGCTGAGCTGACCCGCCGAACCCGATTGCAATCGGAGCGCATGGAAGATCTGGCTCGTCGTCTGCTCACCAGCATTCAATTCTTCCGTCTACCTGACATGATGCCGCCTGATCTGCAAAGTGATGAGCTGGAAATGCGCGTAAATCTGGCCAATGCCAGTTTGAACACGCTCAATGTCAAAGCCGAGCCCAGTGATCACAACCATCCCCCCCACAACTTGCTGAGTTCTGCGTCGGCTTCCCAGCGTCCCTAA
- a CDS encoding methyl-accepting chemotaxis protein gives MTSIRPRSSLATPPVASMQKLITPSGFSLNRLWAPKSVGFQLFLYVLGGALVGLGSMSLLFYQVLERQAKDEVQSVLSNRVGAVEGQLTQVEQSVLDLASSVRVLRQAGISDPETYKKLAFEYFQKRVGLTMGVGFGQMPYQVTRSRQWYYPYFYTVKGFPDAAGTGQALPAPYNNVRYSELFQDDSYQTKEYFTKPTTARQKVWLEPFDWHGISMTSFMQPFFDDQGKLLGITGNDVNVTALGEQVEGPVFRGAGYFAILSSQGNLAAYPADPEKAKTRENYQRIPELKTVWPLLQKGRSGLVSAEGKFWAYQRIDNTNWLMIAAVPQSVVVGPVLGITLGGTLGAAVILALMVWLFVRGLNRRLQPILDECNKLAETEDGEGQAQQDEIGRLSTSFYNLLAQVAANEAQIRQEVARAVQAQERLKQASASEQESEALQAEVSHILDIVSAVEDGDLTVQAEVSPRATGLVADTLNRLIEQLSEVMANVLSTAQQVTRGAEGLEQLAVSVSRNSQQQAQSVTHVQALVENVSDLAQGTAQQAGAAYESMQLAQVAVGQGQQEMLNLNSRIDVLEQGTEQMVRRVKTLGDFVQLAAQFVQDQKRVASLTQVLAMNASMIAARAAGQQDPEQFISVAREFEAIADQVNNLAVQTNQGLVVLQQRTGQIQTVVSGIDQDVQSVSSLVSGFTTGVEQSSQAFERIQAVTEQVARVGQEVNQSGRAIAEAAETTLQSIRDIASVTERTVTQARFTREQSGQMGSLAHLLLERMQFFRLPAGKLQGPEVIGHLMPRPQPTQSQAEIIEPPTQEMPPLPPLPFNLRHSR, from the coding sequence ATGACCTCCATTCGCCCCAGGTCTTCACTGGCAACACCTCCAGTTGCCTCAATGCAGAAGTTGATCACCCCTTCAGGCTTCAGCTTGAATAGGCTTTGGGCTCCCAAATCTGTAGGCTTTCAGCTCTTCCTGTACGTGCTGGGTGGAGCCCTGGTGGGGTTGGGCAGTATGTCCCTGCTGTTTTATCAAGTGCTCGAGCGGCAGGCCAAAGATGAAGTGCAGAGCGTCTTAAGCAATCGGGTTGGTGCCGTAGAAGGGCAGCTCACCCAAGTCGAGCAGTCGGTGCTGGACTTGGCCTCCTCCGTCCGCGTTCTGCGACAAGCCGGCATCAGCGACCCAGAAACCTATAAGAAGCTGGCCTTTGAGTATTTCCAAAAGCGGGTGGGCCTGACGATGGGGGTTGGCTTCGGGCAGATGCCCTACCAAGTCACCCGCAGCCGCCAGTGGTATTACCCCTATTTCTACACGGTCAAAGGCTTCCCTGATGCCGCCGGAACAGGACAAGCCTTGCCTGCTCCCTACAACAACGTTCGCTACTCAGAGCTGTTCCAAGACGACAGTTATCAGACCAAGGAATACTTCACCAAACCGACTACAGCTCGCCAGAAAGTGTGGCTGGAGCCGTTCGACTGGCATGGCATTTCCATGACCAGCTTCATGCAGCCTTTCTTCGATGACCAGGGCAAGCTCTTGGGCATCACGGGCAACGATGTCAACGTCACTGCGCTAGGGGAGCAGGTCGAAGGCCCAGTGTTCAGAGGCGCTGGCTACTTCGCCATTCTCAGCAGTCAGGGCAACCTTGCGGCTTACCCGGCTGACCCTGAGAAAGCGAAAACCCGCGAGAACTACCAGAGGATCCCGGAACTGAAGACGGTGTGGCCGCTGTTGCAGAAGGGCCGTTCCGGGCTGGTATCAGCGGAGGGCAAGTTCTGGGCTTACCAGCGCATCGACAACACCAACTGGCTGATGATTGCTGCGGTGCCGCAATCAGTGGTGGTGGGTCCAGTATTAGGGATCACCCTGGGCGGCACCCTGGGTGCTGCTGTAATTCTGGCGCTGATGGTGTGGTTGTTTGTGCGTGGGCTTAACCGTCGCCTGCAACCGATCTTGGATGAGTGCAACAAATTGGCTGAGACTGAAGATGGCGAAGGGCAAGCTCAGCAGGATGAGATCGGACGCCTTTCCACCTCGTTTTACAACTTGCTGGCCCAGGTAGCAGCTAACGAGGCCCAAATTCGTCAGGAAGTAGCAAGGGCGGTGCAGGCTCAGGAGCGATTAAAACAAGCGAGTGCCTCTGAACAAGAAAGTGAAGCGCTTCAGGCGGAAGTGAGTCACATTCTGGACATTGTGTCAGCTGTAGAGGACGGCGACCTGACCGTGCAGGCTGAGGTCAGCCCCCGCGCTACCGGCTTGGTCGCTGACACGCTCAATCGCTTGATCGAGCAGTTGTCTGAGGTGATGGCGAACGTACTGAGCACAGCGCAACAGGTAACCCGGGGGGCTGAAGGTCTGGAACAACTGGCCGTTTCCGTGTCCCGAAATTCTCAACAGCAGGCACAATCGGTGACCCACGTGCAAGCTCTGGTGGAAAACGTCAGCGACCTAGCTCAGGGAACGGCGCAACAGGCAGGCGCAGCCTATGAGTCCATGCAGTTAGCCCAAGTCGCCGTCGGCCAAGGCCAGCAGGAAATGCTCAACCTGAACAGCCGCATTGACGTTCTGGAACAGGGGACAGAACAGATGGTGCGTCGGGTTAAAACGCTCGGGGACTTCGTGCAACTGGCAGCTCAGTTTGTGCAAGACCAGAAGCGCGTCGCCTCACTCACGCAGGTGCTCGCGATGAATGCCTCCATGATTGCTGCGCGCGCGGCAGGGCAGCAGGATCCTGAGCAGTTTATTAGCGTCGCACGGGAATTCGAAGCGATTGCTGACCAGGTGAATAATCTAGCAGTGCAGACCAATCAGGGTTTGGTGGTTCTACAACAGCGGACCGGCCAGATTCAAACTGTGGTGTCAGGAATCGATCAAGACGTGCAGAGCGTGAGCAGTCTGGTGTCCGGCTTCACCACAGGGGTTGAGCAATCTAGCCAGGCATTTGAGCGCATCCAGGCAGTGACCGAGCAGGTGGCACGGGTGGGGCAAGAAGTCAACCAGTCGGGACGGGCAATCGCCGAGGCAGCAGAAACCACGCTGCAATCAATTCGCGATATTGCCAGCGTGACTGAACGCACGGTGACTCAAGCCCGCTTTACTCGCGAACAGTCAGGCCAGATGGGAAGCTTGGCTCACCTGCTGCTGGAGAGAATGCAGTTTTTCCGACTCCCCGCTGGCAAACTGCAAGGGCCAGAAGTTATTGGCCATCTTATGCCTCGCCCCCAACCCACTCAGAGCCAAGCTGAGATTATCGAGCCACCCACCCAGGAAATGCCTCCCTTGCCGCCTCTACCGTTCAACCTACGCCACTCCCGTTAA
- a CDS encoding response regulator, giving the protein MLTSEADFSEFDSVAEAQLQQELRSLFELDTQKYLQLYVSTAKQLRETAWVTDIQQLYRCVHTIKGGAVTVGAEAILQVASVLEDLLSDLRYRSPAPPLADGQLRQILLEGGELLTGSLQVPATSNASLVVQPTVERIEALRELVRQRYLPEWDEQQQLWQEFAEQGFDLVVLELEMALEQLPAQGSVPPTMLEVAKRTLRQLLQIGKDLEFEGDWVPLLKRSRVLLTTQLENRIWRSKWPGYLLKLKDCARRGGRLAAPALAVPTPAAVITAVPEGAEATPEAPQPTLPQPALPSLEPPETAASLAVDIQIPVPLERLDRSAQQLVETLLATRATQGFYQTLQSQLLPLVTLAQESVQYIARLREMQDDYALLDRTQKTTGPTPERYRQGYTAVNRLLETSLRLIELGAETEKSARQTTESLQRLDHSIRGLQQTLEQTRLVPFETLSFRARGILRDLTNRYGKPAQLVVQGERLELDAGTMRSLEPALLHLLRNAYDHGLEPPAQRVAKGKPEQGTITLSLVRRGSLFVVQVQDDGRGIDAAAIEKVARANGLPRTQTRTPAELLAVLCQSGFSSQLEVSELSGRGVGMDVVATQVASMGGRLSLSTSLGAGTTFRLQIPVPHLLVRCVILQAGNRSFAVPAEETSITRLLSDLQVHPAPPHRLYNLSIQEDGNPTPALDLFHYWQPTKTTRLLAATAVCLRIQSQVNQQQAWLVADELLGQSDLLINALPNPLQAPLGLMGVSLQADGKLIPVLEPSALVEGLLTLSEGESVNSLFSGPSEPFRTISTANPLTQRILVVDDAALVRRRIERSLSAHGYDLSTCGDGVEAWNWLQSHSLPALMITDIEMPGMDGFTLIDRCRQAGMTMPILVISSRLSEEWNQEARRLGATDYLTKGFSTPELLKKIATLLQAVPV; this is encoded by the coding sequence ATGCTCACCTCAGAAGCCGATTTTTCTGAGTTTGACTCAGTCGCAGAAGCTCAGCTCCAGCAAGAGTTGCGCAGCCTGTTTGAGCTAGATACCCAAAAGTATCTGCAACTCTACGTCAGCACTGCTAAGCAACTGCGAGAGACTGCTTGGGTCACTGACATTCAGCAGCTCTACCGCTGTGTGCACACCATTAAAGGCGGGGCGGTCACGGTCGGTGCAGAAGCCATCCTACAAGTGGCAAGCGTGCTGGAGGATTTGCTCTCCGATCTGCGCTACCGCTCACCAGCACCGCCTCTAGCTGATGGTCAGTTGCGCCAGATTTTGCTGGAGGGGGGCGAACTGCTAACCGGCAGCTTGCAGGTGCCTGCCACAAGTAACGCCAGCTTAGTGGTACAGCCAACCGTCGAGCGCATCGAAGCACTACGGGAGCTAGTCCGCCAGCGCTACCTACCGGAGTGGGATGAGCAGCAGCAACTCTGGCAGGAGTTCGCTGAGCAAGGCTTTGATTTAGTAGTCCTAGAGCTGGAAATGGCGCTTGAGCAACTGCCAGCGCAGGGGTCGGTACCCCCCACGATGCTTGAGGTTGCCAAGCGAACTTTGCGACAGTTGTTGCAAATCGGCAAGGACCTAGAGTTTGAGGGCGATTGGGTGCCTCTGCTCAAGCGCAGCCGAGTTCTGCTAACCACGCAGTTAGAGAACCGAATCTGGCGCTCAAAGTGGCCAGGCTATCTGCTGAAACTGAAGGATTGTGCCCGACGTGGCGGACGGCTGGCTGCACCAGCCCTAGCGGTGCCAACGCCAGCAGCAGTCATAACGGCTGTGCCGGAAGGAGCCGAGGCCACACCAGAGGCGCCCCAGCCAACCCTGCCTCAGCCAGCCCTACCCAGCCTTGAGCCTCCAGAGACCGCTGCCAGCCTCGCGGTCGATATCCAGATTCCCGTGCCGCTGGAGCGTTTGGACCGCTCAGCCCAACAGCTGGTCGAAACCCTATTAGCAACCCGCGCCACGCAGGGCTTTTATCAAACGCTGCAATCGCAATTGCTGCCTCTAGTTACCTTGGCTCAGGAAAGTGTGCAGTACATCGCGCGACTGCGGGAAATGCAGGACGATTACGCCCTCCTGGACCGAACCCAAAAAACGACAGGACCAACCCCAGAGCGCTATCGACAGGGCTACACAGCCGTCAACCGCCTGCTCGAAACTAGCCTGCGCCTAATCGAGTTAGGGGCTGAGACCGAAAAATCAGCGCGTCAAACGACTGAAAGTCTGCAACGCCTGGATCACAGCATTCGAGGCTTGCAGCAGACTCTTGAGCAAACCCGTCTGGTGCCCTTCGAAACCCTCAGTTTTCGGGCACGGGGAATTTTACGAGACCTGACCAACCGCTATGGTAAGCCTGCCCAGTTGGTCGTGCAGGGCGAACGGCTAGAACTTGATGCGGGCACCATGCGCAGTTTGGAGCCTGCCCTGTTGCACCTTTTGCGGAACGCCTACGATCACGGCCTTGAACCACCCGCGCAACGGGTTGCCAAGGGAAAACCGGAGCAGGGCACAATTACGCTGTCACTGGTGCGGCGGGGTAGCTTGTTTGTGGTGCAGGTGCAGGATGACGGTCGAGGAATTGATGCTGCTGCAATTGAGAAAGTTGCCCGAGCCAACGGTCTGCCCCGAACCCAGACCCGAACCCCTGCGGAACTGCTAGCGGTTCTCTGTCAATCTGGCTTTAGTTCACAGTTAGAAGTCAGTGAGTTATCTGGTCGCGGCGTAGGCATGGACGTGGTGGCGACTCAGGTTGCCAGCATGGGCGGACGTCTGAGCTTGAGCACAAGCCTAGGTGCGGGCACCACCTTCCGGCTACAAATCCCCGTGCCCCATCTCCTGGTGCGTTGCGTGATTTTGCAAGCGGGCAATCGCAGCTTTGCAGTGCCGGCGGAAGAAACTTCAATCACCCGGCTACTGAGCGATCTACAGGTCCACCCGGCACCACCCCATCGACTTTATAACTTGAGCATCCAGGAAGATGGCAACCCGACACCAGCCTTGGACCTATTCCACTACTGGCAACCCACTAAAACAACCCGCTTGCTAGCCGCAACCGCCGTCTGTCTCCGCATTCAGTCCCAGGTCAATCAGCAGCAAGCCTGGTTGGTAGCGGATGAACTGCTGGGGCAAAGTGACCTGTTGATCAATGCCCTGCCTAACCCTTTGCAGGCTCCCCTCGGTTTAATGGGCGTGAGCCTGCAAGCGGATGGCAAGTTGATTCCGGTTCTAGAACCTTCGGCCCTGGTTGAAGGGCTGTTGACCCTCTCTGAGGGCGAGAGTGTGAATTCTCTATTCTCAGGGCCGTCTGAGCCATTTAGGACGATATCAACCGCCAACCCACTCACGCAACGCATTCTGGTAGTCGATGACGCTGCCCTGGTACGGCGCCGAATTGAGCGGAGCTTGTCTGCCCACGGCTACGACTTGAGCACCTGCGGCGATGGCGTAGAGGCGTGGAATTGGCTGCAAAGCCACAGTTTGCCTGCTCTAATGATTACAGACATCGAGATGCCCGGCATGGACGGCTTTACCCTGATTGACCGTTGTCGGCAGGCAGGCATGACTATGCCGATCTTGGTAATTTCTTCCCGGCTCTCAGAAGAATGGAACCAGGAGGCGCGACGATTGGGGGCAACCGACTACCTGACCAAAGGCTTTTCCACACCGGAACTGCTCAAAAAAATCGCCACGCTGCTGCAAGCTGTCCCAGTTTAG
- a CDS encoding HNH endonuclease, with protein sequence MSRAAAKAVCELCQRELEALTVHHLIPRQKTKRQKADPGPTIQICSACHRQIHTLFDNTRLAQELNSLDKLKSEPELDKFLAWLRKQDPRKRVKVDRKKR encoded by the coding sequence ATGAGCCGAGCCGCTGCCAAGGCAGTATGTGAACTCTGCCAGCGAGAGTTAGAGGCTTTAACCGTTCACCATCTAATTCCCAGGCAAAAAACCAAGCGTCAAAAAGCCGACCCCGGTCCAACGATTCAGATTTGCTCGGCCTGTCATCGCCAAATCCATACACTATTTGACAACACGCGCTTGGCTCAGGAGCTTAATTCATTGGACAAGCTCAAGTCTGAGCCAGAACTAGACAAATTTCTGGCTTGGTTGCGCAAACAAGATCCCAGAAAACGCGTGAAAGTGGATCGCAAAAAGCGTTAG